Below is a window of Flavobacterium sp. CFS9 DNA.
CATCTAAAATTTTCAACTTACCATGTTCTGCCAGCATTAAGTATAAAAAATAATCTCCAATTGGAGTACATTGAAATTCAAAAGGAAATTCATGAATGACATTTCTAAAAACAACGGATGGTGTGTGTATATAATTTCCCAGTTTCGCTAAGGTTTCAAGGGTTTCATAATTCTCAGGCAATTTTGTAATAAAATCTTCTGTAATTTCACCGTTCGGTTTAAGAATATTAACTTCATGAAAACATAGAACATAATCTAAATTTGTTTCTAAAAAGTTTATTTGCTTTTGAAGCTTTAACGGATCTGTCCAATAGTCATCTCCTTCACATAATGCAGTGTATTGTCCGGAGCAATGCTTAATAGCGAAAATAAAATTAGGCATCATACCCAAATTATTTTCATGATTAAAATACTTAACACATGACTTTTTAGGATGATTGTCTATAAATTCTTTAATGATGATGTCCGTTTTATCAGGTGAACAATCATTAGCAATAATTAGTTCAATTTCAAAATCACATTTTTGCATCAAAACTCCTTCTATGGCCTGAAGAATATAATTCTCATGACCATATGTAATCATGCAAACACTAACTTTTGGACTATTACCCATTCTTAAAAATCTAATGATTCTAGTTCTTTTATGATCTTTCCGGGTATTCCTACTACCATTGAATTATCCGGAACATCTTTGGTAACTACCGCTCCGGCTCCAACAATAACATTTTTACCAATTGTAACTTTTGGTAAGACTGTAGAATTTGTTCCCAAAAGAGAATACGCACCAATGATACAATTTCCGGAAATACTTACTCCTGGAGAAAGTTCTACAAATTCTCCTAATATCGAATCATGACCAATTGTACAGTTCAAATTCACTAAAGATCCTTTTTTTATAGTAACATCAGAGGTTATAACTGTACCTGTCATGATATTACAACCAATTTCGATTTCATTTCCAAAATTACCTATGTTGGATAAAGGACTTATAGTTGAGGTAAAAATGCCTCCCAAAGCGGTAAATTTATCATACATTTTTTTTCTTAAAACAGGACCACCTATTCCTATTGTAAATCTATTATCGATTGTTTTAAAATAAGACGATACTTCTTCTGTATTTTTTAGAATGGTAAATTTATTATACAAAGTACCTTTTATGTCAACATTTACATCGTCATAGAAAACCAAATCTTCAAGTTGGTCTAATTGATAAACTACTTCTAAAACTTCCTTAGCAAAACCTTTTGCACCTACAATTAGCATACTATATTATTTATTATCGAAATTATTTTAAATAAATCTTGTTCCTTTAAACCAACGTATAATGGTAAACACATAATTCTGGAGGCAATGCTTTCGGATATTGGCATTGACTCCCCTCCTGTATATTCAATAGTATTTAAAGAAGGATAAAAATAACGTCTACTAAAAATTTCATTTTCATTTAACTCTTTTTGAACTTTTAATAATAGCTCTTCACTCTCAAAAATTAAGGGGTAATAACTATAATTCCAAGTGGTATTCTCTCTTATTTTTAAAGTTTGGATTCTGGACAAATCCAATTTCGAATTGTAATAATTAACTACTTTTTTTCTTTCTGACATTATTTCCTCCATATAAGGTAAAACGGCCAGTCCTAGTGCAGCCTGCAATTCAGACATCTTACCATTTATTCCTAACCCATGAAATGACAATGGCCCGTTATGTCCAAAATTATGACTATGAAATAATTTGTTACTTAAATTTAGATCGTTAGCAAACATGGCTCCTCCTTCTCCTGTATGAAATAATTTGGTTGCATGAAAACTACAAGTATTAATATCTCCAAAATCAAATATAGATTGCCCATTATAAGTCACCGCAAAGGAATGTGCAGCGTCATAAATTACTTTCAGATTATGTTTTTTTGCAATAATTTCAATTGCATTTACATTACATGGATTCCCAAAAACATGCGTTGCCAATATTGCAGTTGTTTTTGATGTGATAGCTGCTTCTATCTTAGTTTCATCAATTGATAAATACTCTGGATGAATATCTACAAAAACAGGGGTACAATTTTCCCAAACAATTGCAGCAGTAGTGGCTACATAACTAAATGGAGTTGTAATAATTTCTCCATTTTCTCCTAATAGTTTCAATGCAATTTGTAGTGGTATTGTTCCGTTATTTGTTAAAATAATATTAGAAACCTTTAAATAGCTCTTTAACTTTTCTTCCAATTCTAAAACAAGTTCTCCTCTATTAGTTAACCATTCGTTATCCCAGGCACGCTGTACCTGCTTGTTGTATTCTTCTAAAGGAGGAAGAAAAGTTTTTGTTACATTTATCATTTTATATTTCTTGCAATTTCGTTTTGAAGTAATGCAATTCTAGGCGACATCTGAATTTCATTTGAATATACGTTTTCAAATTTAGACCTGCCATTGTTCGAAATTGCATATAATCTTTCCGGATTCTCTATTAATTTTATTACCTGCTTTATAATTGATTCTTTTTTACTTTCTATTAAAATAAGGTCTATATCTGGAACAAAAGCATTATTTTGTTTTAATTCATCTGTAATCAATACAACTACGCCATTTAAAGCTGCTTCTACAACTGTCCCCAAAGGAAAGCCATCAAATGCTCCTTTTCCTAAAATAAAGGCTTTATTTGGAGAAATTAAGATATCCATATTTTTATATATTGCTCCTAAAGATTCAAAATTTTGATATCCATAAAAACTGATTTTATCCTTAATTGGTGCTATATCAATGTCCTCCTCTGTAAAACCGCCAACCACATGAAATTTTATAAAATCATATTTATTAGCAATTTCCATGGCAAATTCTATGAAAACATCGTATCCTTTATCTTCGCCCTTTGACATATATTTAGCAGCACAAAAGCAAATATCAAAAGTTGTTTTGTTGTCTAAATAGTTTTTTTTCTCCTTCAAATCTTTTTTTAAAGATACTTGCGGAACAACTCCGCCAAAAATAAATTCTATTTTTTCAGGATCACACAGTTTTTTATCTAATAAATAAGCATGAGTAATTTTTTGTGTTACAATAACCTTACGAAACATTGGTGAGAGAAAAACTTTTTTTAATTTATCATCACTTGGAATTTCATTTAACTGAAATCCGCCACCAGGATATAAAGTAAAAACAAAAGGTATTTTATGTTTTTCCAACCAGCTTAAGTTCCTGAAAATGTTATTAATAAAAACACAGTAGAACAGTTTACTATTTATATTAACAAATCCTTTTCTGAGCTTTATTTTATTCTTTAATGATTTATACTGCTCTTCAAACTCATTTATATGATTTTGATGATTTTCAACCGGAGTACCTACAATACGATAAGCTGTAGGTTCAACTATAACTTTTGATTTTTCAAAGTTTTCAAATACATGTCTAAATTCTTCAAGTCTAAAACCAGAAGCAGGATGGGGAAAAATATCATCAAAAATTAAGACATCATTTTTTATCAAACCCTTGTAAGGGAAAAAAAAACCTTGATGATAAAGGTATTTAATTACAGGTAAATTATTTCCTAATTTACGTCTGATAACTCTAAAAACATTCATATTATCCTACTATTTGAGTATTCTCCCAATTTAAATATGGTCGAACAGTTCCTCCCCAATACCCAAAATAATCTTTTCTATGAATTCCTTCTTCTTCAAGATCTACAGAAATCATTTTATCGAGTTGAGTAATAATCTCAAAATTATTACCCACTAATATTATTGTAAAAAAGTATCTACCTTTATTTAAAAGATTTTCAGGAATAGTGCAGACACTTTTATAGGTTCCTTTTCCTAAAGGTGTTCTTTCTAAATTGGGGGAAGCTAAAACATACACCTCTTTATCATCAAAAATAGATATAGAACAATTAAGTAAATGATTTTCAATAAAATTTATATACTCGATTTCTAATCTAATTTGATTTTCAATAAAAAAAGAATCTTTTTCTGCGATAAGTTTTATAGATGTTATTTTAGCGTTTAAATTTCCAGGGGCTTCATCAACCTCCCATTTTATAGTAGTAACAAGATCGGATAGATTAGAATTATATACATCTAGAGCATCATTAATATCCCCATTAAATTTTACAGTTCCATTCTCTAAAACTATCCCTCTAGTACACAAACTCTTTACAGCCGCCATATTATGACTCACAAATAAAACCGTACGACCTTCACCTTTTGAAATATCCTGCATCTTACCGATAGCTTTTTTCTGAAATTCGGCATCTCCAACTGCCAAAACCTCATCAACTACCAAAATTTCGGGCTCCAAAAATGCCGCTACGGCAAAAGCCAATCTAACGGTCATACCGGAACTATATCTTTTTACAGGTGTATCAATATAACGTTCACAACCCGAGAACTCAATTATTTCAGCCAATTTTGACGAAATTTCCTTTTTGGTCATTCCTAAAATAGCACCATTTAAAAAAATGTTTTCTCTTCCGGTCATTTCACCATTAAAGCCTGTACCAACCTCTAATAACGAAGCTATACGACCACGGGATTTTATAATTCCGGTAGTTGGAGCTGTAACTTTTGAAAGTATTTTTAAAAGAGTAGATTTTCCTGCTCCATTTTTACCAATGATACCCAAAACTTCACCTCGTTCCACTTCAAAGTTAATATCCTGCAAAGCCCAGACATAATCTGAATTACCTTTAACAGAGCGATCATTTGTCTCCCCTATTTTCAGATATGGATCTTCCTTTCCTCTAATCTTATGCCACCAACGATTAATATCATGACTCAGGGTTCCTGTACCTACTTCTCCTAAACGGTATTGTTTAGAAACGTTTTCAGCTTTTAATATTATATCTTTTTCCAATTGTTATTGTAAATATATAGAAAGGGTAAATAGATGTATTTTATTGTTTTTTAGACCGTATCAATAAAACTCTTTTCAGTTTTATTGAAAATTAAAAGTCCAATGAAAAATACTGCAATGGTGACAACAAAAGTATAGGATAATCCTAAAATTGAAACTTCTCCAACATCTAAAAGCATATAACGTGCTGTTTCAATAATATAAGCTAATGGATTATACACAACAAGCCAGCCATAAGCCGGTAATTTATCTTTAATAAGTACCATCGGATACATTACTGCTGACAAATACATCAATAATTGTATACCGAAACCAATTAAATGACTAAAGTCACGATATTTTGTAACCATTGCTGAAATAAGCATTCCCAGACCTAATCCTAAAATTCCCATTATGATTATTAAAACAGGAAAAAATAAAACAAGACCATTTAAACTTAAATCTGCTCCTTGAAAATAATAGAAAACATAGAACCCAATAAAAATTAAAAATTGAATTCCGAACTTGACAAGATTTGAAATTACGACAGATAGAGGAGTGATGATTCTGGGAAAATATACTTTTCCAAAAATCGCGGCATTAGCCTTAAAAGTGTCTGATGTTCCTGTAAGACAAGCAGTGAAGTAATTCCAAACTGTTATTCCTGCCAGATTAAATAAAAATGGAGGAACAGTTCCTGTCTCAATTCCAGCAACATTATTGAATATTATTGTAAAGGTTACTGAAGTAAACAATGGCTGAATCAAATACCAGAGCGGACCTAAAACAGTTTGCTTATATACCGTGATGACGTCACGTTTTACGAAAAGAAGTAACAAGTCCCGATACTGCCAAACTTCTTTTAAGTTTAGCGTAAAGAACTTATTTTTAGGTGTTATTTCAAACAACCAATCATTGGGGCTATTGTTGTTCATTATTAGTATTATTAGGAACAATCTACAACTATATTATTGATAAAGTTATTCCTTAAAATTTAACTATTTTTTCAAGTTCTAATAAATTCTCGTTTTTAATTAACAAGATTATTATGCGATAAGAAAATATTCAAAAAGCAAAAAAGGCGTTTTTTAAAAAAACACCTTTTAATATTTTAGAATTAAAACTTAATCCAAATATTGCAAATTATTTATCCAGAACCTCAAAAGTAGAATTCATGCTTTTAAATTCAGGAACTATTTTTTTCATTTTGGCTACAATATCTTCATTATCATAAAAATCAGCTATACCGATAAGTTCATCAATCTCGATATGCAAATTCTCGTACTCATCCTGAATTTCCTGAGCGATCATAATTTTATTGTGATACGTTGGTAAAGTTTTAGAAGTATCATTTAACAACTCTTCATAAAGCTTCTCACCAGGTCTCAAACCAACCACTTTAATCTTTATTTCTTTATCAGGAATAAAACCCGCAAGTTTAATCATCTTCTTAGCCAGATCAATAATTTTTACTGGTTTACCCATATCGAAAATATAAATCTCACCTCCATTCCCCATTGCCCCGGCTTCTAAAACTAACTGACAAGCTTCAGGAATAGTCATAAAATAACGAATAATATCCTGATGGGTTATAGTCACCGGACCACCTTCAGCAATTTGTTTGGTAAACAAAGGAACTACTGATCCGTTAGAACCTAAAACATTTCCGAAACGAGTCGTGATAAATTTAGTAACGCTCTCTCCTCCATTTTCTCTCTGATTTTTCAGGAATAGAGACTGAACATATTTTTCAGCGATTCGTTTACTCGCTCCCATCACATTACTAGGATTCACAGCTTTATCTGTCGAAACCATAACAAATTTTTTGACATGATACTTACAGGATAAATCTGCTAGGTTCTTAGTCCCTTTAATATTGGTATGAATAGCCTGTGCCGGATTTTCCTCCATTAAAGGCACATGTTTATATGCCGCGGCATGAAAAACGACATGCGGATTATAATTTTTGAAAACTTTTTCTAAGGCTTTTTTACTTCTCACATCGGCAACTACAGCTATAATTTTTGATTCGGAACCAAATGTTGCGGTTTCCAAACACAAATTATGAAGCGGCGTTTCGGCATGATCCAAAATAACAATCATTTTAGGATTAAAACCAAGAACCTGTCTAACAATTTCACTTCCTATAGATCCTGCTGCACCGGTAATAAGAACTGTTTTGTCTTTTAATTGTTTCGAAATTGACTTACTATCCAGAACGATAGGTTTTCTTTCTAATAAATCTTCAATCTGAATATTTTTTACTTTTTGAGAAATCTCTTTTTGGTTCTCCCAATCCGAAATCAACGGAACTGTATATACTCTGTAATTGAACTCTAAACACTGGTCTACAATAATCAATTGCTCATCTTTAGATAAACTTTTATCAGCGATAATTACGCCTTCTGCAGCTACGGAGCGCATCAAAGCCGGTAATTTTTTTCTTAAAATCAGAAT
It encodes the following:
- a CDS encoding glycosyltransferase yields the protein MITYGHENYILQAIEGVLMQKCDFEIELIIANDCSPDKTDIIIKEFIDNHPKKSCVKYFNHENNLGMMPNFIFAIKHCSGQYTALCEGDDYWTDPLKLQKQINFLETNLDYVLCFHEVNILKPNGEITEDFITKLPENYETLETLAKLGNYIHTPSVVFRNVIHEFPFEFQCTPIGDYFLYLMLAEHGKLKILDEKMAIYRYGVGVFSSTSQLQIVKNNHTLFTCLLSYLKDEQIKKIIFGRQKDDLNRIETLIKSEYDHVFVSRNLFFKTINSLMKDYKKPKKIIKKVKAKIFRNAEK
- a CDS encoding glycosyltransferase family 4 protein, whose protein sequence is MNVFRVIRRKLGNNLPVIKYLYHQGFFFPYKGLIKNDVLIFDDIFPHPASGFRLEEFRHVFENFEKSKVIVEPTAYRIVGTPVENHQNHINEFEEQYKSLKNKIKLRKGFVNINSKLFYCVFINNIFRNLSWLEKHKIPFVFTLYPGGGFQLNEIPSDDKLKKVFLSPMFRKVIVTQKITHAYLLDKKLCDPEKIEFIFGGVVPQVSLKKDLKEKKNYLDNKTTFDICFCAAKYMSKGEDKGYDVFIEFAMEIANKYDFIKFHVVGGFTEEDIDIAPIKDKISFYGYQNFESLGAIYKNMDILISPNKAFILGKGAFDGFPLGTVVEAALNGVVVLITDELKQNNAFVPDIDLILIESKKESIIKQVIKLIENPERLYAISNNGRSKFENVYSNEIQMSPRIALLQNEIARNIK
- a CDS encoding ABC transporter permease, with product MNNNSPNDWLFEITPKNKFFTLNLKEVWQYRDLLLLFVKRDVITVYKQTVLGPLWYLIQPLFTSVTFTIIFNNVAGIETGTVPPFLFNLAGITVWNYFTACLTGTSDTFKANAAIFGKVYFPRIITPLSVVISNLVKFGIQFLIFIGFYVFYYFQGADLSLNGLVLFFPVLIIIMGILGLGLGMLISAMVTKYRDFSHLIGFGIQLLMYLSAVMYPMVLIKDKLPAYGWLVVYNPLAYIIETARYMLLDVGEVSILGLSYTFVVTIAVFFIGLLIFNKTEKSFIDTV
- a CDS encoding DegT/DnrJ/EryC1/StrS family aminotransferase → MINVTKTFLPPLEEYNKQVQRAWDNEWLTNRGELVLELEEKLKSYLKVSNIILTNNGTIPLQIALKLLGENGEIITTPFSYVATTAAIVWENCTPVFVDIHPEYLSIDETKIEAAITSKTTAILATHVFGNPCNVNAIEIIAKKHNLKVIYDAAHSFAVTYNGQSIFDFGDINTCSFHATKLFHTGEGGAMFANDLNLSNKLFHSHNFGHNGPLSFHGLGINGKMSELQAALGLAVLPYMEEIMSERKKVVNYYNSKLDLSRIQTLKIRENTTWNYSYYPLIFESEELLLKVQKELNENEIFSRRYFYPSLNTIEYTGGESMPISESIASRIMCLPLYVGLKEQDLFKIISIINNIVC
- a CDS encoding polysaccharide ABC transporter ATP-binding protein; protein product: MEKDIILKAENVSKQYRLGEVGTGTLSHDINRWWHKIRGKEDPYLKIGETNDRSVKGNSDYVWALQDINFEVERGEVLGIIGKNGAGKSTLLKILSKVTAPTTGIIKSRGRIASLLEVGTGFNGEMTGRENIFLNGAILGMTKKEISSKLAEIIEFSGCERYIDTPVKRYSSGMTVRLAFAVAAFLEPEILVVDEVLAVGDAEFQKKAIGKMQDISKGEGRTVLFVSHNMAAVKSLCTRGIVLENGTVKFNGDINDALDVYNSNLSDLVTTIKWEVDEAPGNLNAKITSIKLIAEKDSFFIENQIRLEIEYINFIENHLLNCSISIFDDKEVYVLASPNLERTPLGKGTYKSVCTIPENLLNKGRYFFTIILVGNNFEIITQLDKMISVDLEEEGIHRKDYFGYWGGTVRPYLNWENTQIVG
- a CDS encoding acetyltransferase, with amino-acid sequence MLIVGAKGFAKEVLEVVYQLDQLEDLVFYDDVNVDIKGTLYNKFTILKNTEEVSSYFKTIDNRFTIGIGGPVLRKKMYDKFTALGGIFTSTISPLSNIGNFGNEIEIGCNIMTGTVITSDVTIKKGSLVNLNCTIGHDSILGEFVELSPGVSISGNCIIGAYSLLGTNSTVLPKVTIGKNVIVGAGAVVTKDVPDNSMVVGIPGKIIKELESLDF
- a CDS encoding polysaccharide biosynthesis protein, with the translated sequence MDTDKSTKIASILHNSFSPRNLRASINNLSYLPRWIIIAIDIMVLIFSFTFTYMLFEGTALGYIITSHQSFFVSSLIGVNIFFFWLFRTYSGIIRHSSYIDAIKLLFSQMSVLVFFLFFNLVFELYTGHKAFLNTALFINLVLSFCGLFLYRVIVKQTFELYFSEKTTTKLIRTVIYGTDANAISVANALKFETPSRFKIVGFVDKNNQNASKRMLDLPILILRKKLPALMRSVAAEGVIIADKSLSKDEQLIIVDQCLEFNYRVYTVPLISDWENQKEISQKVKNIQIEDLLERKPIVLDSKSISKQLKDKTVLITGAAGSIGSEIVRQVLGFNPKMIVILDHAETPLHNLCLETATFGSESKIIAVVADVRSKKALEKVFKNYNPHVVFHAAAYKHVPLMEENPAQAIHTNIKGTKNLADLSCKYHVKKFVMVSTDKAVNPSNVMGASKRIAEKYVQSLFLKNQRENGGESVTKFITTRFGNVLGSNGSVVPLFTKQIAEGGPVTITHQDIIRYFMTIPEACQLVLEAGAMGNGGEIYIFDMGKPVKIIDLAKKMIKLAGFIPDKEIKIKVVGLRPGEKLYEELLNDTSKTLPTYHNKIMIAQEIQDEYENLHIEIDELIGIADFYDNEDIVAKMKKIVPEFKSMNSTFEVLDK